A segment of the Populus nigra chromosome 12, ddPopNigr1.1, whole genome shotgun sequence genome:
AccatatatttctttaaaagaGTTTGAACAAGAACAAATGCACATGACATGGTACAGTCGACTTGTATTCAAGGATTGACGAATGGACATGCAGCTATTTTACCTAACATGGTATCCAAGGGTGGTGCATCGTCatcattctatttttattattatattgtgaAATGTGGTTAGGCTGTTTTATGTCTGGTCACCACCTTCTGATGCTCTCTTTTGCGTTCTGTTATATAAAAATCCTATGAACACCAGTGAGAATGGCAGATATATCTTCAATGTTGACTAATCTGTTAATAAACAGGAAAATGAGCATGCATAATCCTTCATACCTAAAATTTTGCAGTAGTCATCCACGTAACCATTACATCCATTTCCATACCAACGTTCAGGAAGGAATATTAACCAGAGAACATaccaaaatcaaacaattttgGGTTGTAGTCCTGTATATAAAAGAAGTTACTGAACTGTGCGCCAAAAGAGGAGTGGGGAGGAGAGTAAATGTACTCTAAAAGCAAAGGGAAAacaacaagataaaaaataatgagaccAACCTGATAGAGCATTCTATGAGACGTGCTTATATTATGAACTAGATAGGGCAGAAGTCGTGCTTCACCAGCATGGAGAAATTTAAGGAGGCAGGCAAATCCAAAAGCAACCTTAATTCTCCATAGCCAAGTAAAACTatctaaaattgaaagaaaaaaaaagggtagatGTTCATGACAGCAGTTTAACATAAGAGTTTGTGGAaataaaattcttcaaaaaaagaGCTTAAAGAAAGTCCAGTGGAGGttggaactaaaaaaaatcctaatgaAATCTCAAAATGCAACTTCACTCGTCAAATATGCAAGCAGAAAGGAAGCGGGTATTCAGTAGTCAAACACGTACACCCTCTCTCATATTCAAGTGATGCGAATGGATAATTATCAGAACTAACAAGCATTTGGCATTTTGCACAAAATGGCTCTTTGAAGTAGAAACAAAGTTTTTTGTGGTCCGGGCCCAGACATTGATGTAGAGATACAAGgaattgatgaatctgatgaaaAGGTGTCTTGATTGCAACTGATGtctatttggtatttttcacttcgatttcattaatttcaagttGACAATCTAAAGCATTTTTTCACATAGCAAGAGATAGATACAGATGAAGTATAAACATATGGTCTATTGGGAAAAGGTAAAAGGAGTACCTTGCCATACAAGGTTATATACAGTATCCAGTGGCTCAAGGTCATAAACTAAACCAAGTTGTTCCCCTTCATGGCAGTATCCAATCAGCTTTACTTAAGTCTGGACGAGATATCAGTTTGGGATACTGAAGTAAAACAAGTTCatcctaaaagaaaaaatttcaaattagacAGAATAAACTTAATAATGAAGGAAACATTCTGTTCAAAAGCATAGCATCAACCTGCTCCCGTTATCGCCAGGAAGAACTCTATACCTTTTAAAAATTTCCCGTATCTTGACTGTAACTTGTCTTGCTTCAACTTTTCCATGAAAGACTCTTCCAAATTGGAAGTTATCGATGAAATTTTTCTGGCTAAATCCATCAGTGAACAAACTTAAGTcttcataagaaaaataattttatcgaaTGGCATTCTTTTCCTGAAGATCCTTTTCCATGGGAGTTGGGACCTACAATAGAATAAAGCATCAATATATGGAAAAATATACCAAGATAAATAGAATGAGCAAAtgaaatgatagaaaaaaaaagaagaaaaggaaaacttaaGACAGATGCCTGAGTCAGTTCTATTTTCATATGCTTTCCAAAAGGATGTGCTAAGTTGATAACTGCACATATATTAAGACTCaagtgtgtgtgtattaatcaattttaagtAGAGAACATACAACCAATCTACAAAAGTGCCTGTCAATGGTTGAGCAACGCCATCTATAAGTTCGAAGACCCAAattttgaaagggaaaaaaaggtgACGAAACAAAAACCAAGGATGCGCTTACTTGGAGAAATGATTTTACACTTTTTTCCGATGTTATCTTTTCAATGATTGCATTAGTAGAATCGTGTTTGCTTgtagaaaaaaactgaaactgaaAAACTAGAAAGAATGTTTACTTTAGCACTCTCTTGATCAAAATGTGGGGCATGGACagagaaaactaataaaattggaAAGATTCAGGACAATGTTAAAGTAGATTCCCCGTATATAGGTCCTCAATGTCTTGATTGCCAGAAAATGTGAGtagcatttttctattttctactAAGTTTTTCAACAAAGTTAAAGGTTAGAGCCTCTCAATTATGTGATCACCACTCAAGGAAAAACTGCGCACAAATTTTTTGGAATATAGTCATAGGTAGGTTACCGCTTTGGACATACTTTTCCAACCTTTAATTTAAAGATTTCTTTGCATTTTGCCTTCCACAAGAAAAGCTGTTTTAAAAAGTATGAATCCTCACCTGCTTGACTGAAATTAGAGCCTCTGTGATCTTTGATTAGTTGGAGTCCGTGGTGGATGGATTTTGAGAAATATTGCTGATAGAAATTGCTGACACTGCTCAGGAGATTTTTCTTCGTTTTTCAAGGACCAAGCAGGATTTGAAAATCAGAATTCCTTAGCGTTATCTTCAGATATCCTATACAGCAAATCATAAAAGCCTCTTAGCAGGTTACTTAGCATTACCAAGTTAAATCTGATGGACAAGAAATtcatgataataaattaaattaaattgaacataCAGTGCTATTGTCTTGCTACTACAACTTGTAATTACTTGGTAGAATTCTTCACAAAGACACGACCTTATATCACAACTCGCATTTTAGTTCACGTCTGGAGACAACTCATAAAAGTAACAAAAGATACAcaacaatttaacaaaaagaaccagccaacaaataaaaatttttattagttaGAGTGTTTTAAGCCCAAATTTGATTCTTAGGGTTTTAGTACTTATATGTAATTTTCTTGACATTACGATTTAATTTcaatgaattgaataaaaattgtaaaaatacatACTTTTCTAAACCCCATTCTTCTCTTCTCtggctttttcttctctttctttggctttttcttcttagcttcttctttctttcttgttacACTTTAAATCTTCTGTTGTCCAACATTATTTTCCCAGAATGAACATCACTCAAAACATCGAAGGAGATCCCATGCTGTTAAATTATCGATCTATGATACCAATGTTTCAAGAAACTAAGCTGGTTGGTCAATCACCAGTAATCCCGACATGAACATTTACCATCCTCAAAGTGATGGAACCTGTTTGAATCACGTAACACTATTGAACGATCAACAAcctttgatatatatttaaagGCAGAGTGACAGTCGCCACAAACTCTGAGGTTCTTCATTATCCTGATAGGCAATCCTGAGTTGCGAGTGAGAACAAAAGCAACTGCAAGTTTCTCACTGTGATAGCTCAGGAGTTCTTCCTTGTTCTCTGGTTCAAGATCATACAGTGCGAATTTTATCTGGGGCACATATCCTGCatcccttatttttttgtcaagttCCTTGAGTTTTGCATAGATTAAACCTTTTTCTGGATGTGAGTAATCACCAGCCACAAAAACATGGACACCATCCTTCATGGTTACCCAACTACATCCAGCTTCCTTCTTCACCGCCGCCTCTCTCATTGCTCTCCTAGTCCTCGCCATGTCCTCCCACTTCCCTCCTGAAGCATACATGTTGGAAAGAAGCACATAATTCACAGCATTTTGAGGGTCCATATTGAACAGCATTTCAGCAGCCCTCCTACCTAATTCTGTCTTTCGACCATTTCCTCGGCAGCAAGCGCCTAAAACTGTTCTCCAAATAAGAATATTAGGCTTAATTGGCATCTTATTAATGAAATTCTCTATCTTATCTAATTCACCAGCCCGTCCAAGAAGATCAACCATACATGAATAATGCTCTACACGAGGAACCAGTCCATACACTTCAGTCATggatttaaaatattcaaaccCTTCGTCAACTAAACCAATGTGGCTACAAGCAGACAACACCCCGACAAAGGTAATGTGATCAGGTAATTGACCACTGAGCTTCATTCGTGTGAAAAGCCTCAAAGCATTGTCTCCATGCCCGTGGCGTGCATAGCCTGATATCATTGAGTTCCAAGAATACAAATTCCTCACAggcatcaaattaaaaaatctcgATGCATAATCTATTCTTCCACATTTTGAGTACATATCAACAAGTGCGCTCCCAATTACAACATCACATTCTAAACAAGCTCTTATTGCACAGGCATGTACTTCCATTCCACGCTCTAGTGTGGCAATAGTGGCACAAGCACTAAGAACAGTGGCAAAAGTGAAACAGTCCAATCGCTGACCCCTCTGCATCATTAGCCAGACCAAATCCATGGCCTTGCACAGGAGTTCGTTATGTATATATCCAGAAATCATTGAATTCCAACTAACCTCATCTCTTCTCTCAGACATTCTAGAAAAGATTTCCTCACAGTTTTCCATCTCTCCAGACTTTCCATAGCACGCCAGAAGAGCATTCTCAATGGCATTATCATCCTTAACATTGTATTTCAGTATTAGAGCATGTATCTGGTGGCTCAGTTTACTTGTTGAGAGAGATGAAACGGTAGCAAGTAAGTTTATGAAGGTTACTCTATTAGGACTCCATCCAGCTCGCATCATTTCCAAGAAAACTTCTACAGCTTCAGAAACCGATGCCCCTGAATCAGCTAATGCCCCAATCACAGTGTTCCATGATACTTGATCACGCTCCAGCATCCAGGAGAAAACTTTCTGGCATTCAGCTAGATGTCTAGTTTCAGCATACAATGCAAGAAGGGTATTTGAAACTGAAACGTCCAAATCAAGTCCTAATTTGATACCTTCCCCATGTGTTTGTTGTCCCAGCAAAATGCAACCCAAGCTTGCACATGAACTCAAAGCACTTATCAAAGCGAAATTGGAAGGCATCAAACCAGTTTTCCTCATTGAATTGTAGCTCTTGACTGCATCTTCAAAACACTTGTTCTGGTCAAGACCAGTAATCATGGAATTCCATGAGACTGAATCCTTATCAACCATGAGCCCAAATACTGATCTTGCATGATCAATATCACCACATTTAGCATACATATTAATAAGCCCATTTCCAACAGCAACCTTGGCATCATTTAACCCAGTTCGGATTGCATATCCATGAACCTCTCTACCCTTTCTTCTCCCTTCATCCAGGAGAGCAAATTCAGCACAAGCACTTAACAGAATCACATATGAATCAAGATTAATATCAACCAAGTGTCTTGTCTCCTTGAATACTTCAGCAGCTTCCTCTCCACATTTTTGTCTGACCAAACCAACCATTAAGCCATTCATAGAGACAGCATTCCTTGCAGTCATCTGCTTAAAAATTTTCCTAGCATAATCAAACGATCCAAGCCTTGAAAACCCACCAACCAAAGCACTCCCCACATAGAGATTTGCCAGTAATCCAGATTTTTTAATTCTCGCAAGTATCTGCTCCAGCAAAGACAGACCAGAATCAATAGAAGAACAAGCAGCAGTTATTAAACTTCCAAATGTATATTCATTAGGTTTCAGACTTAAACCTGAATCTGCCATTTGCATGCTTGAGAATAGTTCAAAACAAGAAGCTGCATCTCCTCTTTGTGAGTAAACTGATACGATTGAATTCCAAGATATAGAATTCCTAATCTCTATCTCATCAAAGACACTACGAGCATAGTCAATATATCCCAGATACTTTCCGTACATGGATATCAGCACATTACATAATGACGCATCGTTTGCATAAGGTGACTTCAAAATCAATCCATGAATTTGCATCCCGAGTTGAAGCCCACATAACATAGACTCCTGGCAAGCACGAATAGCACTACCAAAAGCAAAACGATTAGGCAAAAAACCCTCAAAAATCATCTCTTTTAAAACTCCACATGCATCCTCAGGCATTCCATTCTGAGTATACCCAGAAATCAAACAAGCCCACGTAACACCATTTCTATCcggcatttcatcaaacaactTTCGTGCCGAAACCCAATCACCAATTCTAACATACACATTAATAAGGGTGTTGCATAGGAACAAATCAGAATCAAACCCATGTTTAAgaacatttaaatgaaacaaatttGCATCCTTCGGACAGCACGAGTGCTTATAACTAGAAACTAAATGTTCAATCAAATCATCGAAAGAACCCAAATTCGAGACCTTTGGGGAAATGGGTACTGTTTTCAGGTGAGAATGAGATGATCTTTTGTAGTGATTGACTAAGTCATTCAATGGGATTAGAGAAGGAGATTGCTTGAGTGGTGAaatgaagttttggggtttagagagaagaagaagttggTTTTTGTTGTTCTGTAGTGGTTTTGGTGGAGGAGGGGAGGCAGTAGTGGAAAAAATGACGGAAGGGTTTGAATTATTAAGGAAGAACGGCTTCTTGTGGATGGATTTCAAGAAGCAACGAAACATAGGTGTGATTTGGAGGGATCAAGTTGTGACAGAGAGCAAGAAAGGCTGGAATTTGACAAAGTTAGTGAAGGGAAAGAAAGAAGGTAGGGGACGTGAGGGggcttttcttggtttttagGAAGGGGtgtgaaagtattttttaaaaaatatattaaaataatattttttatttatttttagtataaaaaacataaaataattttaaaatataaagaaataatttttttaaataaagaaataatttttttttataaaacacagTTTAGAAAGTATTTCCAAACAatatctttatttgtttttgtgatttaaaggtattaaaaaaatttaaattaatttattttatattttttaaattattttgttgtgttgatatcaaaaataaatatcataattgttttttttaatcttagttTGTGTactatttttgttaattattttatcatttaataaaaataaaatcaatttattgaaGTTATTCAAGTCTATAACTcgagtaatatatttttatttgttttta
Coding sequences within it:
- the LOC133669977 gene encoding putative pentatricopeptide repeat-containing protein At5g09950, translating into MFRCFLKSIHKKPFFLNNSNPSVIFSTTASPPPPKPLQNNKNQLLLLSKPQNFISPLKQSPSLIPLNDLVNHYKRSSHSHLKTVPISPKVSNLGSFDDLIEHLVSSYKHSCCPKDANLFHLNVLKHGFDSDLFLCNTLINVYVRIGDWVSARKLFDEMPDRNGVTWACLISGYTQNGMPEDACGVLKEMIFEGFLPNRFAFGSAIRACQESMLCGLQLGMQIHGLILKSPYANDASLCNVLISMYGKYLGYIDYARSVFDEIEIRNSISWNSIVSVYSQRGDAASCFELFSSMQMADSGLSLKPNEYTFGSLITAACSSIDSGLSLLEQILARIKKSGLLANLYVGSALVGGFSRLGSFDYARKIFKQMTARNAVSMNGLMVGLVRQKCGEEAAEVFKETRHLVDINLDSYVILLSACAEFALLDEGRRKGREVHGYAIRTGLNDAKVAVGNGLINMYAKCGDIDHARSVFGLMVDKDSVSWNSMITGLDQNKCFEDAVKSYNSMRKTGLMPSNFALISALSSCASLGCILLGQQTHGEGIKLGLDLDVSVSNTLLALYAETRHLAECQKVFSWMLERDQVSWNTVIGALADSGASVSEAVEVFLEMMRAGWSPNRVTFINLLATVSSLSTSKLSHQIHALILKYNVKDDNAIENALLACYGKSGEMENCEEIFSRMSERRDEVSWNSMISGYIHNELLCKAMDLVWLMMQRGQRLDCFTFATVLSACATIATLERGMEVHACAIRACLECDVVIGSALVDMYSKCGRIDYASRFFNLMPVRNLYSWNSMISGYARHGHGDNALRLFTRMKLSGQLPDHITFVGVLSACSHIGLVDEGFEYFKSMTEVYGLVPRVEHYSCMVDLLGRAGELDKIENFINKMPIKPNILIWRTVLGACCRGNGRKTELGRRAAEMLFNMDPQNAVNYVLLSNMYASGGKWEDMARTRRAMREAAVKKEAGCSWVTMKDGVHVFVAGDYSHPEKGLIYAKLKELDKKIRDAGYVPQIKFALYDLEPENKEELLSYHSEKLAVAFVLTRNSGLPIRIMKNLRVCGDCHSAFKYISKVVDRSIVLRDSNRFHHFEDGKCSCRDYW